The Glycine max cultivar Williams 82 chromosome 3, Glycine_max_v4.0, whole genome shotgun sequence sequence ATCGGAGCTCGAACGAGGTACGCCTtgtttagttataaattataaaccaCTAAACCAAGCCTTACAGTGGATTAGGTAtcctattccaaacaaaaaagatttacTCAACAGACTAAATTCcgcaaaaatattttccaagttTGACATGAAATCCGGATTTCGGCAAATCCAAATACAAGAATCTGATAGGTGCAAAACTGCTTTCACAGTACCTTTCGAGCAATATGAATGGAATGTTATGTCATTCGGTCTGAAGAACGCTTCTTCAGAATTCCAAAAAATCATGAACGATATTTTCAATCCTtattcaaaaaatttcattgtCTACATAGATGATGTTTTAATTTTCTCCCAAAATATCGACCAACATTTTAAACATTTGCAAACTTTTATTCATATCATCAAGCAAAATGGCCTTGTCGCctccaaatcaaaaatcaatctaTTCCAAACAAAGATCTTATTCATTGGTCACAACATACACCAAGGTACAATCATACCAATAGAAAGATCAATAGAATTTGCAAAAAAATTCCCCGACCAAATTTTAGACAAAACCTAGTTGCAAAGATTCCTTGGTTGTCTAAATTATATGGGAGAATTTGTcccatacttaaacaatatTGTCAAATCATTGCATGATAGGTTGAAGAAAAAACACCTCCTTGGTCTGACATACATACTCAAGTTGTCAAAGATATCAAACTCAAAGTTCAATCTATAAAATGTTTGTATCTTCTAATTCCACAGGCATTCAAAATTATTGAGACTGATGCATCTGACATAGGTTATGGTGGTATCCTCAAACAAAGAGTCCATACCCAAGAACATGTCATTGCATACACATCAAAACATTGGAATTCTgcacaaataaaatattcaagtgCTAAAAAAGAAGTGttagcaattgttttgtgcatttccaaatttcaatctgatttattaaataaaaaaattttaattcggGTTGATTGTAAATCAGCTAAAGACATTTTACAGAAAGACGTCAAAAATCTTGGCTCCaaacaaatttttgcaagatggcaaGCAATATTAAGTGTTTTTGATTTTGACAGAATATATCAAGGGCACTTTAAACTCTCTACCTAACTATCTTACACGTGAATTCTTATAGACAAATTCTCATGCCACCTAAGGCATCAGGCACCCCTCTCAGGGGTAGACGAAGCACGAGTAAAGGATTCAAGTTGGCCCTACCAGAGCCAACTATCAAAAAGAGTTCTTCCGCATCCTCTGGGTCATCTACCCAAAAACCTAAAATAAAAGGGTCATCAACCCAAATAGTCACCATCAAACCTGAGTCATCCACTCAGGAATCCCCAAAACCTTCAACCTCAAAACAAACAAAGGCCGACTATACCTTCTCAGTACAACACTCCAGGCCCTACAAGAAATTGGTCTAACCAAACTCCCAAAACTCGCCAAAAAGACTTGGGCAGACATTGCCTCAGAATCTAATGATGAATTTGAAACTGATTTACAAATCATGATTCAAAACTCCAAACAATCCAAAACGATTGTCAATCCAAAAGGAAAACAGACCTTATCCCAACAAAAGACACCATTACCAAAACCTACTAACagttatatttacaaaaataaatttccaactGTTTTGTAGATGGAGCCAAaattttgggacaaaaatccCTTCAAGGCTACAGCCAAGGCATTTCCACCGGGCTTCCATTTCAAACCTATTTCCACCAATAAAACAAGAATCTTTTACGAATTCATACTGATAGACACAAACTCAGTGTCTATTAAACACTTCAAAGACCCAAATGACATAAATTTAAACACTCATTCAACCATCCAGATTTTAAAGTTCATACAACCTCGACAATGTGGAACAAATATAAATCAAGCCAAACAATTCTTTTACCCTTTGATCCATAGTTATACCTTTTGGATTATGTAGATGCCTGGACCAATGTATTTGGCATCAAAACAACAAATTCAAACATTCTTggcttatttatttcaaaactaACACAGTCTATAATTTTCCAAATTGGTTCTCCAGTGGTGGGACTTTTTTGGACCAACTTTGATATCTACCCGGAGCAAGTCCAACAAGGGTTTGATTAGTTCAAAAAAGATGTTCAATTCTCAGGAATCACGAATCCCTGCAGACCTAAAATACTTTTCCAGTTTTGCATTGTCGTGGATATTTTCATGGCAATACAGATATGGGAAAACTAAAAACAACTAGTTTCCATCACTGCAACGTCATGCATTTATCAAGTGGTGGAATCAGTTTGATACATCAAAAGCAGCACCAATCAAGTGAGAATCTGGTTTCAAGCCCATCCATAATTtttgaaagttgctgatcctgAGACTTCTTTATTCCTCAATCAGAAGTCTCAATTAGCTGTTTCCTTGCCATTCCAAGTCAAAAGAAAGTCTGGCACAAAATCTAAAAGAGGTCCTACAGCTTCAACAAGAAGAAGACGAAAGCTCTTCCTCAAAGAAGGAAGATAACAATTCTTCAGAAGAAGAAGACGACCATTTCTaccaaaatgaaaatgattgtTTTGGTATTTCTCTaaatgatgattaattaaaaaattacatgtactaTGTAAATAGTTTCGGTCACGAAACTGGCACTGTAGCTACAGTAAATTTTATGGCTATTTAAGGAGTTCTCGGCCCATTTGTGAGGTACCTTTTCAGGTAGTCAGATCTctatttttagagagagaaactcTAGGAAACAATCTTTGTAAGTTTTTCTTTCGATTTCAATAAATTCAAAGTTTTCTCTTCATAtctcttctccctcttgacCGGTCCTGTGCGGTTCTGCCATCGCTTcagtttcttctcttctctccccTTATCGATATTGTGTGGCTCTATTGCCACTTCGATTTCTTTTATGttgctttcattttaatttgttttaccattttcttttgatattataatttCTATTTAACTCTTGGTCATACTGCATATATTCATAATATATTCTTACATCCTATCTATCCGTTTGATCTCTTTTcactgttatatatatatatatatatatatatcgtttAACTTCATGTTAGTAATAAGATtagagtaaaaaatatatatataacgaagttattttaacaaaaggtatttttgtaaaaaaaaattatatgctaaAAAAGTTTTACTATATCTaagcatgattttttttaattcccaaaacacgtgtaaatatttttaggaatattttgtaaaaaatcaaacatttttttaattattcgtATAAAACATCAATCTTTAAGAATCATAATTTTTAGAAATCATGATTTCTGgatataaaaatactttttcttGCAGCCAAACGTCTTCTAAAGCCACATGTTAATGGGTGTACaaattataaagtttttatAAACATATcactttttaaagttaaaaatatcaCTAATACGTTtctaaatgcattttttttagaaattataagTTTCTAGCACTCCATTGGAGTTGTATAGAACTACTACTAATCTACTATTAATAACAATTTATCTCCTCCAAATATTTAAGTAAActgcatatttataatttgaatttaagatcgttgaaataaaaaaaacctgtCAATTTTCACATTGTTGGCTGATACTTTTATTGAAATTTCCCGTATATTTTCAACAttcatttctataaaaaaaacttattttaaatatattaaccaatgtttttagaatatttattaattagttaatttagcAGGATCTGATTTAACTTGAGTAAATATAATCTTAATGGTTGTTGAGATTCATGCAGTTTAATAACTGTCTGTCTCTGCGGCAGATCTTAATCCAAAGTTTACTGCCTTACTGGTACTATCTGACACCGCTTCCAAACATGTCACAACTCACAAGATACGCCTAAAGTTATGACTCCCAAAGTCGTACGCTGTCAACTTCACACATACCACGAAATCCAGTCAGTTTAAATTTTCAAAGCAGTTTTGATAAACTCCtttttattgacttttttttattaattattttagcttTGATTtagggaataaaaaaaaagataaattttaaaattaaaacatataaatttcacacaaaagatataatttttatattattttcatccttCAAATTAAACACAaccttaataattattttctttaaacctaaatataaacaataatttttttatttaaatataaataaatatgaattaatttttatttcatttaatgataatatttttattatatttttcatttaataaaatatttttttaattatttatttttttctacaagTACAAGTACTACTATGAAAGGtatttcagaaagaaaaaaaaacttaaattaaatgttattaaataaattccTTAATTCATATGGTTgattgataaatttgttaaaatttaagtCTGAAGGGGTAAtgttaaaactttttatataataaaaattgcattaaaatatgttaaaaattatgataaaatacattgataaaaaattttaattatattttccccTTGTAATTTATTAATCAGAATCCACCGACAACAACATTCATCTTTACTTTAGTAACAGGCCCCTAAAATATTGACTTTGATTGCAGAGCTGCTATGTAGCACGAATACCACCGTTGAGGCAGCATGTTACCCAGCTCTTCTCTTTGCCGAATATATATATGCGTGAGTATGATCTACCTATAATGATTATCTACACCCAACCCATATGCCTTTGGTAAAGTTACAGAATAAAAAGATGCATACTTTATGAGAATTCAAGATGAAGTAACACTAATTTTCTCAGAAAAATTCTATTCTTCTGAGAAATGTTAAGAATAAATCTTCTAAGATGCCTTTTTAAGTAAACATTATATTAGTCAAAATCTTAtgagttttatattttgtttaatgaatctcttatgttattttattaattttaattaataatataagcatattaaaaaaatacttttaaagagCGTGTTTTAttaattctctttttatttataatttttataacttttccTTGTAGTATGAggaatataagaaaatattataagaatgTATTTGGAAGatgtgaaaacaaaaagaaaatgaaaaagtaaaaaaatatgtttcattcttctatttatgtttaaaacattgaaaaaaaacttaaaatttatgtgagatatttttttttgttctcacTTTCCTTAAACcaaatacatgaaaaataaaaataattataaaaatacattgtaacaataaattaattattttctaaccTCCACCAATGCCATACTCTATTGTCATAGAATAAAATGTGGTTGGCATATGTAGGTCAAGAATTGAGAAATCTGAGCATCCAAATCCAAGTGAAGACGAATTCAAAGTGGTTTCCTAGACTACTACATTAAATTAGCAATTAGCGCACACAATTCTATGCACATAATAACATCTACAATTTCCCATAATTTTAAGAACGAAATAGGAAAAAGATAGAAATTAGAAGCATTTCATAGAACTTATTACAACAGATACATGTTACAAATCACTATCACTATGATATGATATACAGCAGATGCGCTATCTATCGCCCATGAAACTCCTAGTACTATACAGATTACAGAAGTGGCCAAAACTGAAAGAATTATTCCAATGTAAGTACATGGCAGCATAGCATACACTCAACAACCATCATCACATAACATGCCATATTTAccaggaaaatcaaaattttggcAAATGGATCAGAATGATCACAAAACTCATGACCAGTTTCAATGAAGTTTTCTTCCCTTGGTTCTTTGAAGTTTGCCATCAAAAGAATCCAAGTTTTGTTAGAAACTTGTTTACCGTGTCTTGGCCCCATTTGATGTCATTTTGCACGGTATTGTCATCATCTGGCTCGTAGTTTGGCCAGTCTTCCATTTCTGGGGACAAATGAGACTCTTCATGTTGTTTATTGTAAAGCAGCTCTGGTCCATTATTGATGGTTGCATTTATCTCTTGGGGTATGGCATCATCAGTTTCTTCCTCCTTGCTGAACTGAACATTTTCAGTTTAAGCACAACATTAAAGAGTTATCAAACTACTTAACAGCTGCATGATTTAAAGAATGCAAAATCATCACCAACCCTACTCTCATTATATGGATTCAACTACAAGAGTCAAACAATGCCATAATATTCTACTGTAAATATGGACAAAATACGAATTTTTAGACCCTTTTCAATGTTTTTGACTATAATTTTATTGGTTTCTCTTATTAGAAAAGtgagaagagatgaaaataaaTGTGGCCACACATCATACAGCTTAAAGAAGAGGAGAGAAGTACCAATAAAGTAACtcattatatttgattaaaatgatAAACCACATTGACTATAGATAAGTGCTCTATATATAGATATTATTTCTGACAAGCAAATATTACTCTTAATATCTCTCTACCTCTAGAAATTAGTATATCTGTCTTCTCCACACATGCTCAAACTACCCAAGGCAAGTTTCTATACACCGGCTTAAAAATGGCAAAAACTGCCCATCCCTATGAAGCTCAACATTTATCAGAAATTTATTGCAAAACAACTGTCAGATGCCTGTAGTCAAGGGCAAGGAGTTATTCTATTTATATAATGGGGAAACTTTATTGGAAATTTATTGCAAAACACGTGTCAGTTGCTTGTAGTCAAGGGTAAGTAAGGAGTTACTGTATTTTGTATAATGGGGAAACTTGTATTATAAGATGTGAATATAATTTATGGCAAAGCTAGATGGAATGTTGGATTAGTCTTTCTAACCAGTTCCAGACTCTGAATAAATTTTGACAATTATTGGTTTCTGTAATTCAAACAACCAAAAACTAATTGCAAAATGTTAAACAATTTTACCATATAATTGTAAAAGCACTTCATCAATGGTCAAGATTCATTTAATTAATGGTAACAATAAGAATAGAAAcagtttttcttctttccctTAGCCTTTAGATGCTTTCATTATGTATGAGAAACAAGCTGATGCACCATGGAGATGGAAAAAATTCCCTTCGTTGATAAACATAGATGATGGTACAAACAGAACAGGATACTactgtttattatttattcaccTATCCTCAAACAGgatttcaaagttcaaaccctAAGCTCAAAATAACTTGTTCTTCAAAAGAAACAGAATCAAACAATTCTCTGCCAAAGGTAGTTGTGGACAAGTAAAGTAGGGAAAAGGTTAGAAGGGAAGGAGAAAGGGAAGGACACACTCATCAAGTGTTTACCTTAGCTATGTTCTGATCCTGAGTTTCAAAAGCTTCAACTGAAGTGTCCTTTTTAGTCGTTTCTTGAACTTCACCTTGGTCTGCTTCATCAGTTGGCTCAGTTGGTGGTATTGGTAAGCCAGGTACAAGAACAGGACCTTCTTCAAGATCAAATAAGCTGCTTTCCACAATTGTCTTTTCCTGATTCTCCAGTGATGCAGCATTTCCATTTTGACCAAGATCATGTATTATATCATCATTTCCTGGACTATCTGCAGATTCTTCACTTGGTTGAAGTATActctttttattacttttgtGGCTTATACTGCTGATGAGATCCTCCGAAGAACTGATGTTTTCTACAACAATAGACATTGGCTTTTCCATTGAGGAAGAAATACTATTACCAGTGATTTGTTGCCGGACTGTTTCAGCAAGTGGTTCCTCCACAGCATGAATTTGGGTATCTTCTACAGATGATATTTCCAATGCTTTGGAATCCAGTTCTTCTTGAGGATTATTAAGAAATTCAGCTAAAGTTGGCACTTCAAAGTCAACTTGGGGTTCCTCATTTGGCTCGGCAAGTTGATCTTCCTCTGTTATAAATAAACCAATAATTACTTTTGGagacaataaaaatttaagatagatagatttatatataatttttattatttttttaaagttttaaatttaatttttcaaaataatagaacatatttattcCCACTTTCAAAACCGTTGCTTCCTTCTAATCTGAATTATGTCCTCAAACAAGACTTAATGTCCAAATATATTCTGTCATTgattgaataaattatattacttaATGTCCGAATATCATTTCCTGGACTATCTGCAGATTCTTCACTTGGTTGAAGTATActctttttattacttttgtGGCTTATACTGCTGATGAGATCCCCCGAAGAACTTATGTTTTCTACAACAATAGACATTGGCTTTTTTCCATTGAGGAAGAAATACTATTACCAGTGATTTGTTGCCGAACTGTTTCAGCAAGTGGTTCCTCCACAGACTGAATTTGGGTATCTTCTACAGACGATATTTCCGATGCTTTGGAATCCAGTTCTTCTTGAGGATTATTAAGAAATTCAGCTAAAGTTGGCACTTCAAAGTCAACCTGGGGTTCCTCATTTGGCTCGGCAAGTTGATCTTCCTCTGTTATTTTCTGAAGTTCTACATTCTCCCAATCTTCGAGAACAACTATTCTATTCTTAGTTTCCCAAGTGTGGATCAATCGATCCGACCCTGGCTGCCAAATAATATCCCCCCCTTCTCCTTCCAGTATGAACTTATACTGGAATGTTTGTCCAGCAGGCATATCCTGATTACACAAAGGAAGCATATACAACATTTATAAAAGTTTTTGATCcaacaatattttcaaattctgaaCAGATTTTACTCACCAGCTCCACAGCCCATACATGTCCTTCAGACCATGTCATGGGTAATGCCTCTAAAGGGTCCCATGAACCAAGCACAGGATCACCTCCAACTATAAGAAACTGTTCACCAAAATTACAACTCTTTTCTAACTGGAACGATACATGAACAAACTTTGATTCATCTGC is a genomic window containing:
- the LOC100780774 gene encoding uncharacterized protein; this encodes MMKALTSSCSKAMVETLGPFSPRVPLCVSDRPEFCFTLRSKNEKKGWNLLLLKLVRNNDLYPVHAVPPKDQVDLETVEPQAQQSEQTNESKFVHVSFQLEKSCNFGEQFLIVGGDPVLGSWDPLEALPMTWSEGHVWAVELDMPAGQTFQYKFILEGEGGDIIWQPGSDRLIHTWETKNRIVVLEDWENVELQKITEEDQLAEPNEEPQVDFEVPTLAEFLNNPQEELDSKASEISSVEDTQIQSVEEPLAETVRQQITEEDQLAEPNEEPQVDFEVPTLAEFLNNPQEELDSKALEISSVEDTQIHAVEEPLAETVRQQITGNSISSSMEKPMSIVVENISSSEDLISSISHKSNKKSILQPSEESADSPGNDDIIHDLGQNGNAASLENQEKTIVESSLFDLEEGPVLVPGLPIPPTEPTDEADQGEVQETTKKDTSVEAFETQDQNIAKFSKEEETDDAIPQEINATINNGPELLYNKQHEESHLSPEMEDWPNYEPDDDNTVQNDIKWGQDTVNKFLTKLGFF